The genomic interval GTCATATGTGAATGGTGAGGGTGAAAAAATTGCTTTTGCAACGCATAAAGGCAAAGTAGTGGTTGTGCATTTTTGGGCGCAGTGGTGTCCGCCTTGTATTGACGAAATGCCAGAAATGGTGGCATCGCTCAATAGCTTAAGCGATGCGCATAAAGCCAAGTTAGCATTGTTGCCAATATCGCTGGATAAAGATGCAGAAACAGTTCAGGCGTTTTATGAAAAACATAATCTGGCATTGCCCGTTATGCGGGATGATAATAAAGCCGCTATGCGTGCGATGAACATTCGTGGTGTACCCAGCACTGTGATTTTAGATGCCGAAGGGCGCGAGATTGCGCGGCGTGAAGGCGTGGCAGATTGGGATAGTCCGGCAATACGCGGCATATTGCTCGAAGCACTGAGTCACATAAAAGAATAGCCATTATGTAAGCGGCTGGTTTTTCCACGTAAATCCCGGAATTACAAAGCTGGGCAGTGCTCCTTTACGCTCGCATAATTCGCGTAATTCATAGGGGTTGGGGTTAGGCATATCCCGCGCAAGAATGCCCCCAGTAACCAATGCGGTATCGATGGCATTAAGATTGCCGCCTTTAATATCGGTGTCGATATTATCACCCACGGCCAAAATTGCATCACGCTTAATGCTGTCCAGTAGCGTCAGTGCAGTTTCGTAAACGGCAGGATAGGGTTTGCCAAAATAACTGACTTCACCGCCCATGCCCTCATAATGCTGTGCCACCGCACCTGCGCACCATATATGGGTGCCATCCTGTTTAACCACTTCTATATCAGGGTTAACACACACCATTGGCAGATTATGGCGGCGCGCTTCGGTTAAATATGGCTCCAATTCGGCCACTTCCTGCCCATGATATTCAACATCTACCGCCAAAATAAAATCGGCATCGGCCATATCTTCACAGCGGACATAAGCAAGGCCATGTAGCAAATCAGCATCTTTTTCGGGGCCGAGATAATAATATTTTTGCTGCAAAGCTAGGTTTTCGGGCAGGGCGAGGAAATTATAAGCCACCTCACCGGATGACAGCACATGGTCGTATAATTCAGCGCTGATACCCAGCTCATTAAGTTTTTCTTCAACTTTGCCTGCGCGGCGCGGGGCATTGGACAAAAATACGATTTTTTTGCCTTGCTTGCGTAGCGATTCCAAACACGGTTTCACCCCCGGATACAGCGCGGTTCCATCATGAATCACACCCCATAGATCAAGGATGAACCC from Alphaproteobacteria bacterium carries:
- a CDS encoding TlpA family protein disulfide reductase yields the protein MKPTCNRFFQLIATVLAGFYIFAAVASLKVAAAAREGMLVPSAAKEIPALSYVNGEGEKIAFATHKGKVVVVHFWAQWCPPCIDEMPEMVASLNSLSDAHKAKLALLPISLDKDAETVQAFYEKHNLALPVMRDDNKAAMRAMNIRGVPSTVILDAEGREIARREGVADWDSPAIRGILLEALSHIKE
- a CDS encoding TIGR01459 family HAD-type hydrolase, with the protein product MQFYPSLASIASKYDGFILDLWGVIHDGTALYPGVKPCLESLRKQGKKIVFLSNAPRRAGKVEEKLNELGISAELYDHVLSSGEVAYNFLALPENLALQQKYYYLGPEKDADLLHGLAYVRCEDMADADFILAVDVEYHGQEVAELEPYLTEARRHNLPMVCVNPDIEVVKQDGTHIWCAGAVAQHYEGMGGEVSYFGKPYPAVYETALTLLDSIKRDAILAVGDNIDTDIKGGNLNAIDTALVTGGILARDMPNPNPYELRELCERKGALPSFVIPGFTWKNQPLT